One segment of Alistipes finegoldii DSM 17242 DNA contains the following:
- a CDS encoding DUF4271 domain-containing protein, with the protein MTALLTHTAPVPLPAMQEPGPASVREAAAPAAQQAPADTSASAHGRGTDRSAAYPSAETAANTPDTAQETTHGLSGTGDSARNITPRTALPAAPAPAQGADSLAADTLYSGPQAADSLPFFSLEGPLRGTADTLWRDAPAEAVFGPASTLVPARVLPAAPAPSLTENPVFQGFVLLLAATYAILLYRNLGDIRLLLTRVSHDTATGKRLMEDPGGSGFSHFLNVATAIGILFVGVMTVKYGDSLIPDSLIETIPQGAVLALSLLATFACLCVGLFQRGVVRLAGAVTLSQPFVSQLILLKRTYFTLGVIVTIPALLLFALCPRGTGDVWFCIIVIELLATVFLYLRETLNLFLSKKISILHWILYLCIVEIFPISLLGLLAAR; encoded by the coding sequence ATGACCGCTCTGCTGACACATACCGCGCCGGTCCCGCTCCCCGCCATGCAGGAACCCGGCCCCGCGTCCGTACGCGAAGCCGCCGCTCCCGCTGCGCAGCAGGCTCCGGCCGACACATCGGCATCGGCACATGGCCGCGGCACGGACCGTTCTGCGGCCTATCCGTCCGCAGAAACCGCGGCGAATACCCCCGATACGGCCCAAGAGACGACACACGGCCTGTCCGGCACGGGCGATTCAGCCCGGAACATCACACCCCGAACCGCACTGCCGGCCGCCCCCGCCCCGGCGCAAGGCGCGGACTCGCTGGCGGCGGATACGCTGTATTCCGGGCCGCAGGCGGCTGACTCGCTGCCGTTCTTTTCGCTGGAAGGCCCGCTGCGGGGCACGGCCGACACGCTTTGGCGCGACGCGCCGGCTGAAGCGGTATTCGGTCCGGCATCGACCCTCGTTCCGGCCCGCGTCCTGCCGGCGGCCCCGGCTCCGTCCCTCACCGAAAACCCCGTCTTTCAGGGCTTCGTCCTGCTGCTCGCCGCAACCTACGCCATCCTGCTCTACCGCAATCTGGGCGACATACGGCTGCTGCTGACGCGCGTATCGCACGACACCGCCACGGGCAAACGCCTTATGGAGGATCCGGGCGGCAGCGGTTTTTCGCACTTCCTGAACGTCGCGACCGCCATCGGCATCCTCTTCGTGGGCGTCATGACCGTCAAATACGGCGATTCGCTGATTCCGGACAGCCTGATCGAAACGATTCCGCAGGGCGCCGTACTGGCCCTCAGCCTGCTGGCGACGTTTGCCTGTCTGTGCGTGGGGCTTTTCCAGCGGGGAGTCGTCCGGCTGGCCGGAGCCGTAACGCTCTCGCAGCCCTTCGTCTCGCAGCTGATACTGCTCAAACGCACCTATTTCACGCTGGGCGTCATCGTCACGATTCCCGCTCTGCTGCTCTTCGCATTGTGCCCGCGGGGCACGGGAGACGTGTGGTTCTGCATCATTGTCATCGAGTTGCTCGCAACGGTCTTCTTATATCTCAGAGAGACACTGAATCTGTTTCTTTCCAAAAAAATTTCGATTTTGCATTGGATTTTGTACCTTTGCATCGTGGAAATATTCCCAATCAGCCTCCTAGGGCTGCTTGCGGCAAGATGA
- a CDS encoding uroporphyrinogen-III synthase, whose product MKVKKVLVSQPRPAIIEKSPFYELSEKYKVEIAYKPFIRVVGVSLKEFRAQRVEILTHTAVIFTSRTTVDSFFHICEEARITVPETMKYICQTEAVALYLQKYIVYRKRKISFADGSFTSFIELIIKHKDEKFLLALSEPHKPELPETLAKLKMSFDPAILARTVAADMDDIALTDYGLLALYSPSDVKTLVEKFSTENLPAVAVFGEGTLRAALDAGITVLANAPTPEAPSMVKAIDIYLNKVQKGEEIAPVELITDTQKEEFIRSQQHKLAKKSRARRPADPRK is encoded by the coding sequence TTGAAAGTAAAAAAAGTATTGGTTTCGCAGCCGAGGCCTGCAATTATCGAGAAGTCCCCGTTCTACGAATTATCCGAGAAATACAAAGTAGAGATCGCCTATAAACCGTTTATCCGCGTAGTAGGCGTTTCGCTGAAAGAGTTCCGCGCACAACGGGTCGAAATACTGACGCACACGGCCGTAATTTTCACTTCGCGCACGACGGTAGACAGTTTCTTCCACATCTGCGAAGAGGCCCGCATCACGGTGCCCGAAACCATGAAATACATTTGCCAGACGGAAGCCGTTGCGCTCTATCTGCAAAAATACATCGTCTACCGCAAACGCAAGATTTCGTTTGCCGACGGCTCGTTCACCTCGTTCATCGAGCTGATCATCAAGCACAAGGACGAGAAGTTCCTGCTGGCGCTGAGCGAACCTCACAAACCTGAGCTTCCCGAAACGCTCGCCAAGCTCAAAATGTCGTTCGATCCGGCTATTCTGGCCCGTACGGTCGCTGCGGACATGGACGACATCGCGCTGACCGATTACGGCCTGCTGGCGCTCTACTCCCCGTCGGACGTCAAGACGCTGGTCGAGAAATTCAGCACGGAGAACCTGCCCGCCGTGGCTGTCTTCGGCGAAGGCACGCTGCGCGCCGCACTCGACGCCGGAATCACCGTACTGGCCAACGCCCCCACGCCCGAAGCCCCGTCGATGGTCAAGGCGATCGACATCTACCTGAACAAGGTGCAGAAAGGCGAGGAGATAGCCCCCGTCGAGTTGATTACCGACACGCAGAAAGAGGAGTTCATCCGCAGCCAACAGCACAAGCTGGCCAAGAAGAGCCGCGCACGCCGTCCTGCCGACCCCCGCAAATAA
- a CDS encoding ribonuclease P protein component translates to MPDCSLPRTERLRSLGAVRRMFESGESGFIFPFRYVWFAEADEIPSAEVLFSVPKKFHKRANKRNLLRRRTKEAYRLQKLLLHNGRPVNLDLALIYSSKEELSYKTISNAVRRILETVAEHL, encoded by the coding sequence ATGCCCGACTGCTCGCTCCCCCGTACGGAACGGCTCCGCTCGCTCGGCGCCGTACGTCGGATGTTCGAGAGCGGCGAGAGCGGTTTTATCTTCCCGTTCCGGTACGTATGGTTCGCCGAAGCCGACGAAATACCTTCGGCCGAGGTGCTGTTCTCCGTACCCAAGAAGTTCCATAAAAGGGCCAATAAACGCAACCTGCTGCGCCGCCGCACCAAGGAGGCCTACCGGCTGCAAAAGCTGTTGCTGCACAACGGCCGGCCGGTCAATCTCGATCTGGCGCTGATCTACTCTTCGAAGGAGGAGTTGTCCTATAAAACGATCTCAAATGCAGTCCGGCGAATTCTGGAAACGGTCGCGGAGCATCTTTAA
- the yidD gene encoding membrane protein insertion efficiency factor YidD: MQSGEFWKRSRSIFKRICALPLIALVKFYQLCISPFTPPSCRFTPTCSQYALEALRKHGLLKGSWLTLRRLSRCHPWGGSGYDPVP, translated from the coding sequence ATGCAGTCCGGCGAATTCTGGAAACGGTCGCGGAGCATCTTTAAGCGTATCTGCGCCCTGCCGCTGATCGCACTGGTGAAGTTCTACCAGCTCTGCATCTCGCCTTTCACACCCCCGTCGTGCCGGTTTACGCCGACCTGCTCGCAGTACGCGCTGGAAGCCCTGCGCAAACACGGTCTGCTGAAAGGCTCGTGGCTCACCCTGCGACGGCTGTCGCGCTGTCACCCGTGGGGCGGCAGCGGATACGATCCGGTGCCCTGA
- a CDS encoding cation diffusion facilitator family transporter: protein MGHDHHHDHTVSSLNKAFILGITLNVAFVVVEFAVGLYYGSMGLLSDAGHNLSDVASLLLAMLAFRLAQAHATPRYTYGYKKSTVLISLLNSVILLIAVGVIVAESIGRMMHPAPIEGGAIAWTAGVGVAINGFTAWLFMKDKDKDLNVKGAYLHMAADALVSVGVLVSGLVISWTGWTIVDPIVGLVVAAVIVASVWSLTRASLRLSLDGVPDGIRVDELERTMTAVPGVEAVHHIHVWAISTTENALTAHVVLTDLPRLEAVKRELKTRLDGAGVHHATLEFESVAENCCDFSD from the coding sequence ATGGGACACGACCACCATCACGACCATACGGTCTCGTCGCTCAACAAGGCTTTTATCCTCGGCATCACGCTCAACGTGGCGTTCGTCGTCGTCGAATTCGCCGTCGGACTCTATTACGGGTCGATGGGACTGCTGTCCGACGCCGGGCACAACCTTTCGGATGTGGCGAGCCTGCTGCTGGCGATGCTCGCTTTCCGTCTCGCGCAGGCGCATGCCACGCCGCGCTATACCTATGGCTACAAGAAGAGTACGGTGCTTATCTCGCTGCTCAATTCGGTGATCCTGCTGATCGCCGTGGGGGTGATCGTCGCCGAGAGTATCGGCCGGATGATGCACCCGGCGCCCATCGAGGGCGGCGCGATCGCATGGACGGCGGGCGTCGGCGTGGCGATAAACGGATTCACGGCGTGGCTCTTCATGAAGGACAAGGACAAAGACCTGAACGTCAAGGGTGCATATCTCCATATGGCCGCCGATGCGTTGGTGTCGGTCGGAGTGCTGGTGTCGGGACTCGTGATCTCGTGGACGGGCTGGACGATCGTGGACCCGATTGTGGGGCTGGTCGTTGCCGCGGTGATCGTGGCTTCGGTCTGGTCGCTTACGCGCGCCAGCCTGCGGCTTTCGCTCGACGGCGTGCCCGACGGAATCCGGGTGGACGAGCTGGAACGGACGATGACCGCCGTGCCGGGCGTCGAAGCCGTGCATCATATCCATGTCTGGGCCATCAGCACGACCGAAAACGCCCTTACGGCGCATGTCGTGCTCACGGACCTGCCCCGGCTGGAAGCGGTGAAACGGGAGCTTAAAACCCGGCTCGACGGGGCCGGCGTGCACCATGCGACGCTCGAATTCGAATCGGTCGCCGAGAACTGCTGCGATTTCAGCGACTGA
- a CDS encoding response regulator transcription factor encodes MKALKLAVAESSAILRCGIIALLHRMPAANVDILEIGDISQLVAQLSRHRPDVLIVNPASLGLCTPQQLRAQTGCEGMRCVALQLAMTDAVTLGAYDEVLSIYDSEDCVRRKIVQPADESPREERQEPLSVREREIVVCIVKGMSNKQIADTLCISTHTVITHRRNIVAKLQIHSPAGLTIYAIVNKLVDLSEIRDTITEI; translated from the coding sequence ATGAAGGCGCTGAAACTCGCCGTCGCCGAATCTTCGGCTATACTGCGCTGCGGCATTATCGCCCTGCTGCACCGGATGCCTGCGGCGAACGTCGATATTCTCGAAATCGGGGATATCTCGCAGCTTGTCGCGCAGCTTTCGCGCCACCGGCCCGACGTGTTGATCGTCAATCCCGCGTCGCTGGGACTCTGTACGCCGCAGCAGCTGCGGGCGCAGACCGGATGCGAGGGCATGCGGTGCGTCGCCCTGCAGCTGGCGATGACCGACGCCGTGACGCTCGGCGCCTACGACGAGGTCCTTTCGATCTACGATTCAGAGGACTGCGTGCGCCGCAAAATCGTACAGCCGGCCGATGAGTCGCCCCGCGAGGAGCGTCAGGAGCCGCTGAGCGTCCGCGAGCGCGAAATCGTCGTCTGCATCGTCAAGGGCATGAGCAACAAGCAGATCGCCGATACGCTCTGCATTTCGACCCATACGGTCATCACGCACCGCCGCAATATCGTGGCCAAACTGCAGATCCACTCCCCGGCGGGCCTGACGATCTACGCCATTGTCAACAAACTGGTCGATCTCTCGGAAATCCGGGATACGATCACCGAAATATAA
- a CDS encoding hemerythrin domain-containing protein has protein sequence MYRIGRYDADDRMCDLVCDRYPVLLVMSRFGIALGFGDKTIGEVCRDSGVDTGTFLTVVNTHIDGEAPDPGAVSVGALVGYLRNSHDYFLDFRLPGIRRKLIEAIDCSRNDVAFAILRFFDEYVAEVHKHMDYEERKVFPYVEALLAGERPEGYSIDVFRRHHDQVEAKLAELKRIIIRYYPSGSTNELNGVLFDIFTCERDLASHNDIEDRLFIPAIKRLEEAGETPDDVRSGEGARKRSSGAKGGVR, from the coding sequence ATGTATAGAATTGGACGATACGATGCCGACGACCGCATGTGCGATCTGGTCTGCGACCGCTACCCCGTACTGCTTGTCATGAGCCGTTTCGGCATCGCGCTGGGCTTCGGCGACAAGACGATCGGCGAAGTCTGCCGCGACAGCGGGGTCGATACCGGGACGTTCCTGACCGTGGTCAATACGCATATCGACGGAGAAGCTCCCGATCCCGGCGCTGTTTCGGTCGGAGCGCTGGTGGGCTATCTGCGCAATTCCCACGACTATTTCCTCGATTTCCGGCTGCCGGGCATTCGCCGCAAGCTGATCGAGGCCATCGACTGCAGCCGCAACGACGTGGCCTTCGCCATCCTGCGCTTCTTCGACGAGTATGTCGCCGAGGTGCACAAGCATATGGATTACGAGGAGCGCAAGGTTTTCCCCTATGTCGAAGCCCTGCTTGCCGGAGAGCGTCCCGAAGGGTATTCGATCGACGTTTTCCGCCGTCATCACGATCAGGTCGAGGCCAAGCTCGCCGAACTGAAGCGCATCATCATCCGTTATTATCCTTCGGGAAGCACCAACGAGCTGAACGGCGTGCTTTTTGACATCTTCACCTGCGAACGCGATCTGGCTTCGCACAACGACATCGAAGACCGTCTGTTCATTCCGGCCATCAAACGGCTGGAGGAGGCCGGGGAGACTCCGGACGACGTCCGGTCCGGGGAGGGGGCGCGGAAACGGTCGTCCGGTGCGAAAGGAGGCGTCCGATGA
- a CDS encoding LTA synthase family protein, which translates to MVKKKLAFVFGVFCATVLLMAVQKPVFLAYYAADAAQASAGEWLGVVWHGLTLDSTVAGYVAALPLLLTLASLWVRLPERIWRRVLNVYFVLIAVLTAAIFAVDVELYRHWGFRLDSTVLIYLADPKEAMASVDFWLGVRQTLLAAAYAALMIWTYRRVVGLFDGEPLRRRAALPWSFGLLLLAGCDFLAIRGGTGASVANVSKVYFSSNMFLNHAATNPVFSFLTTLGDHTDYASEYPFFDEETRAAKFDALRGNGPASGPSERVLTKTRPNVVVVILESFARTVMDADVDGRPVMPNMRRLRDEGVWFENFFANSFRTDRGEVAVLSGFPAQTRMSIMKLPAKSRSLPSLARSLAREGYATSFVYGGDLNFTNQASYMYATGWQQLVWQRDLRFDTPPSDWGYDDAVMCDWFADRVIAQSGTGEPFLAGLLTLSSHRPFDVPFSRFDDRELNAFAFADDCVGRMIDKLRASPAWDDLLVVLVADHGYPWPRSLSYNEPLRHRIPMIWTGGAVAGPRVVEEYASQIDICATILGQLEVAHDDFDYSKDIFAPTPPASSRTTPSTTASAWSMLREKPSGTPRAGKRFQRHLPP; encoded by the coding sequence TGGCTTTTGTTTTCGGGGTGTTCTGCGCGACCGTTCTGCTGATGGCGGTGCAGAAACCCGTTTTTCTGGCCTACTATGCCGCGGATGCGGCGCAGGCTTCCGCGGGGGAGTGGCTCGGCGTGGTGTGGCACGGCCTGACGCTCGACAGCACCGTCGCGGGATATGTTGCCGCCCTGCCGCTGCTGCTGACGCTCGCGTCGCTCTGGGTGCGGCTTCCCGAACGGATATGGCGGCGCGTGCTGAACGTTTACTTCGTGCTGATCGCCGTCCTGACGGCCGCGATCTTCGCCGTGGACGTCGAACTGTACCGGCATTGGGGATTCCGGCTCGATTCGACGGTCCTGATCTACCTTGCCGATCCGAAGGAGGCCATGGCGAGCGTCGATTTCTGGCTCGGCGTGCGGCAGACGCTTCTGGCCGCCGCCTATGCCGCGCTGATGATCTGGACCTACCGCCGCGTGGTGGGGCTTTTCGACGGCGAACCCCTGCGCCGGCGCGCCGCACTGCCGTGGAGCTTCGGCCTGCTGCTGCTTGCGGGCTGCGATTTTCTGGCGATCCGCGGCGGTACGGGGGCATCGGTCGCCAATGTCTCGAAAGTCTATTTCAGCTCGAACATGTTCCTGAACCATGCGGCGACGAATCCCGTCTTTTCGTTTCTGACGACGCTCGGCGACCATACCGACTATGCTTCGGAATACCCCTTCTTTGACGAAGAGACGCGCGCGGCGAAATTCGACGCCCTGCGCGGCAACGGCCCTGCGTCCGGACCTTCGGAACGCGTGCTCACGAAGACCCGTCCCAATGTCGTGGTGGTTATTCTGGAGAGTTTCGCCCGCACGGTCATGGATGCCGACGTCGACGGCCGGCCCGTCATGCCCAATATGCGGCGGTTGCGGGACGAAGGCGTCTGGTTCGAGAACTTTTTCGCCAATTCGTTCCGCACCGACCGCGGCGAAGTGGCGGTGCTGAGCGGATTTCCGGCCCAGACGCGCATGTCGATCATGAAGCTTCCGGCCAAGAGCCGCAGCCTGCCGTCGTTGGCCCGGTCGCTGGCCCGCGAGGGCTACGCCACGAGTTTCGTCTACGGCGGCGATCTCAATTTCACCAATCAGGCCTCCTACATGTATGCCACGGGCTGGCAGCAGCTCGTCTGGCAGAGGGACCTTCGGTTCGATACGCCGCCCTCCGACTGGGGGTATGACGATGCGGTGATGTGCGACTGGTTCGCCGACCGCGTGATCGCGCAGAGCGGGACGGGAGAGCCGTTTCTGGCGGGACTGCTGACCCTGAGCAGCCACCGGCCGTTCGACGTGCCGTTCAGCAGGTTCGACGACAGGGAGCTGAACGCCTTCGCCTTCGCCGACGACTGCGTCGGCCGCATGATCGACAAACTCAGGGCTTCGCCCGCATGGGACGACCTGCTCGTCGTGCTGGTCGCTGACCACGGCTACCCGTGGCCGCGCAGTCTGTCCTACAACGAGCCGCTGCGCCACCGCATCCCGATGATCTGGACGGGCGGCGCCGTCGCCGGGCCGCGCGTGGTCGAGGAGTACGCTTCGCAGATCGACATCTGCGCCACGATCCTCGGTCAGCTGGAGGTCGCGCACGACGATTTCGACTACAGCAAGGATATTTTCGCCCCGACCCCCCCCGCAAGTTCGCGTACTACACCTTCAACGACGGCTTCGGCGTGGTCGATGCTTCGGGAGAAGCCGTCTGGGACGCCACGAGCGGGAAAGCGGTTTCAGAGACATCTCCCGCCCTGA